Within the Gemmatimonadaceae bacterium genome, the region TAGGTCACCGATCACGTTGATCCAGAATTCGTCGCGAGCCTATTTCGAGGCCGGCGGCATGCCGTGGGTGGCGTTCCTGATTCTCATGCTGTGGTCGGCCGTCGAAGCGACGATCTTCACCTTCACGCTGACGCCGACGCTCAAAGAGGTCTTCGACAGCCTGACGGGCACCGAAGTGAGCCCGCGAGTCATGCAGCCGCTGCTCTGGGTCTTCCTCTTCATGCTCGTCGCCGGCAGCTTCGCCTGCGTCCATGTGATGACAGAGGCGATCAAGCAGAAGAAGATCGGCAACATCGTCTCGATGGTCATCGTCGAGAGCGCGGTCATGTTCTTCGAAGTGATGTTCCTCTACCGCGAGCTCATCGATGCGATCACACCATGGATCGCGCAGCAGTCCGGCGGTACGGTGCAGTTAGGCATTGGCGCGACGATTCTACTGGCGTCGTTCGGCTGGATGGGCGTACGCGGTATGACGTGGTTCCTCTTCGGCCGCTTCGGGACGCCCGCGTTGATCGCGATCCTGTCGCGCCAGAACCCGGAGCGTGGCAACGCGCCGACCGTGAAGCATCACGACGCGCCGGAGCTCTGGCGCGCGCCGATCGAGGCGCTCAAGGCCGAGACGAAGTGGTTCCACGAGGAAGCACGGCGAATGTTCGAGCTGCTGTCGCTCCCCGTGCTGCAGCTCTTCGCCTCCGCGCTCAACTTCGCGGTGGTGGTGGTGCAGTCGCGTCCGATGTTCATGCTGCCATTCAAATCGCTCGACGACGTGCTCCACGCGACGCCCGGAGCGTCTGGCAAGCCGGAGCTGTCGGGCCGTTTCGCCGCGGGTATGCGCACGCCCCGTGATCCAATGGCGAGGGCCTCATGAGAAAGAATCCTATTTGTCGGGCGACAACGCTGCTGGCGTTGGGCGTTCTCGCATCCTGCGGCGGCGCGCCGGACGGCGGAGGGGCGAAGACCATTCCGCGCTCGACGCTCGTCATCGGCATCGACGTCAGCGGCTCATTCGGAAAGAACTACGAGAGCTCGATTGATTTCACCGCGAATTACATATACGCTCACATCCACGGCCTCGGCGGTCTCAAGCAGCCGACGGCGGTGTTCGTCGGTTCCATTGGCGGCGAGCATCCGCAGGAGACCAAGTCCTTCCAGCCGATCGACACGTTCGAGCACATGAGCGTCGCCGAGATCGCGCGATATCTCCGCAAGGAATATCCGAATCGTGACGGCCTCACCGACTTCAACCCGTTCTTCAATCGCGTCGCGACACTCGTCACGCGGCAGAATCTCGTGCTCGCGCCGCTCAATATCGTACTCGTGACCGACGGCGTCCCCGATACGCCGGCGGCGAAGAACGACAGCCTCGGCAAGTACAAAAAGATCGACGTCAGTAAGCTCGAGTACCTGTCGAAGAACGTCACGGTGCGCGTGCTCTACCCGCGGCCGACGATTGCGGTGCGATGGGAGAAGCAGGTCCCGCGTCACCGCGTGCGCATGTGGACGGTCGACGACGAGGTAATGGCGACGTGGAAGACGCACTACCACGCCGGTGCCTCCTCTGAGAGTCAGACCGAGCTATGGCAGTGGATCAATGACAATGTGGATTTCCGGGTGAGGAGCATTTAGGGCAGAGGGCAGAGGGCGGCGGGCTGAGGGTGCTACCCTCTACGCTCTGCCCTCAGCCCTCGGCCCACTCTACCCTCTACGCGTTCAGCGTCGCTGTCGCCGCAAACGTCGGCGGTCGGCGCATCTTCGACGCCTGCTCGTAGGCATAAGCAAGTTTTAACAGCGTCGGCTCGCTCCAGGCACGTCCGCAGAACGACAATCCGACCGGCAGACCCTGCACCAACCCCATCGGCACCGTGATGTGCGGATAGCCGGCCACCGCCGCGGGTTGGGTGAAGCTCCCGCCGCCGCCGGCGTCGCCGTTCACAAGATCGATCAGCCACACGGGGCCCTGCGTCGGCGCGACGAGCGCATCGAGGCGGTTTTTGGCCATCACCGCGTCGATGCCTTCCGTCCGCGCGTAGCGAAGGCATTTCGCACGTGCCGACGTGTACTTCGAGTCGGTCAGCGGTCCCTTCTTCTGCGCCTGCTCGAAGAGCTCCTGGCCGAAGTACGGCATCTCGCGCGCGGCGTTCTGCTCGTTGAATTGAATGAGATCGGCCAGTGTCTTGTAGGGAGCACTCGGGCCTAACGACGCGAGGTACGCGTTGAGATCCGTCTTCAGCTCATAGAGCAGCACCTCGAGCTCGGCGTCGCCAATCTTGGCAATACTTGGCAGATTCGCGGGATCGACGATCGTCGCGCCCGAGTGCTTCAGGACATCGATCGCCTGTTCGACGAGTTTATCCGTCTTGGGGCTGTAGCCCATGAACGTTTCGCGGACGATGCCGATTCGCGCGCCGCGCAAGCCGCCTGCGTCGAGAAACTTCGTATAGTCGGCGTAGGATTTTCCCGCGCTCGCTTTCGTCGCGTCATCTCGTGGATCCACGCCCGTGAGTGCGCCGAGGAGAATCGCCGCGTCTCGAACGGTACGCGTCATCGGGCCCGCAGTATCCTGCGAGTGCGCGATCGGGACGATGCCCGAACGTCCAACCAGACCCACGGTCGGCTTGATTCCCACGAGACCGCACGCCGCGCTCGGCGACGTCACCGATCCGTCGGTCTCGGAGCCAATCGCCGCGGCGCAATAACTCGCCGCCACGGAGCCGCCGGAGCCCGAGCTCGACCCCGACGTGTTCCGGTCGAGCGCGTACGGATTCTTCCCTTGGCCGCCACGGCCGCTCCACCCGCTCGACGAATGGGTCGATCGGATATTCGCCCATTCGCTGAGATTCGTCTTTCCTAAAATCACCGCGCCGGCCGCGCGCAGTCGCTCGGCGACAAACGAGTCGCGCGATGGAATCGAGTCTTTCAGCGCGAGCGAGCCTGCCGACGTATGCATGCGATCCCCGGTATCGATGTTGTCCTTGATCAGGATCGGAATGCCGTGTAGCGCTCCATGGATCTTTCCCGCTTTGCGCTCGGCGTCACGCTGGTCGGCAATCGTTAGGGCATCGATATTCAACTCGAGAACATGCTGCAGCATCGGCCCCTTCTGATCGAGCGCGCCGATGCGCATGATGTATTGTTCGACGAGCGAGCGTGCTGTGTACTTCCCCGACTGCAAACCGCTCTGCAGGTCGACAATCGTCAGGTCGTCGAGTGGTCCCAGCGGCGGACGTCCTGCGTCGAGCAGCGCACGCGGTGGGATCTGTGTAGCGCGTGACTTCTCGAGCCTGGTTACGGCAATGGCGGCGGAAACTCCAACGAACGCGCGGCGGGAGAGGGCTTCGTCGGACATGTCAGGAGGGGCTCGGGTCTAGGGGCTAGGGACTAGGGTAGTTCCTCTAGCCCCTAACCTCTAGCCCCAGCCCCTCATCATGCACCGTGCGCCAATGGATCCATGGCCCGAAACGCGCGACGCAGCTGCGCATCGGAGAGTAGAGGCAACTGCGGCAACAACGGCCTGCTCGTATCCAATCCGGGAATCGATGACGAGTTCGCGCGCATCCATCGGATCAGTCCCAGCATGACGCGCGCGTTCGCCCGACCATGCGGCGTGGCGTCGCCGATGT harbors:
- a CDS encoding amidase; protein product: MSDEALSRRAFVGVSAAIAVTRLEKSRATQIPPRALLDAGRPPLGPLDDLTIVDLQSGLQSGKYTARSLVEQYIMRIGALDQKGPMLQHVLELNIDALTIADQRDAERKAGKIHGALHGIPILIKDNIDTGDRMHTSAGSLALKDSIPSRDSFVAERLRAAGAVILGKTNLSEWANIRSTHSSSGWSGRGGQGKNPYALDRNTSGSSSGSGGSVAASYCAAAIGSETDGSVTSPSAACGLVGIKPTVGLVGRSGIVPIAHSQDTAGPMTRTVRDAAILLGALTGVDPRDDATKASAGKSYADYTKFLDAGGLRGARIGIVRETFMGYSPKTDKLVEQAIDVLKHSGATIVDPANLPSIAKIGDAELEVLLYELKTDLNAYLASLGPSAPYKTLADLIQFNEQNAAREMPYFGQELFEQAQKKGPLTDSKYTSARAKCLRYARTEGIDAVMAKNRLDALVAPTQGPVWLIDLVNGDAGGGGSFTQPAAVAGYPHITVPMGLVQGLPVGLSFCGRAWSEPTLLKLAYAYEQASKMRRPPTFAATATLNA